The following is a genomic window from Plasmodium berghei ANKA genome assembly, contig: PbANKA_00_2, whole genome shotgun sequence.
ATTATGATTCAAATCATCGtccaaaatatattcccAATATGGTATCAATTAACGAACAATATTAAAGTTATAaaccaaaataaaattaaaaaattattataatttatatacatatatttctcTTTGTTTCCATTAGCATGATCAAATAACAAGCATGTTATGGGATCCCGATTGTAAAAAACCTTTCAATGATGGCTCTTTTAAAAGTATacaaaacataaataattagTCAAATTAACATAGTATTGTTACTATTTATTCGACATTTCgtgatttattattttcattgttCTATGATACTATTTATTGTTTCACACATCTTCAAATTCATAATACTTAATTTACATAAtgcaaaattattatttttttgaaaagtTGCCCGTGTGTACAATCCAAATTTAGTAATGATACAACAACGTTACGGAGGTAGTTCTATGAACTCtcagaaatatttttatgcttTAGCTGCATATGTTGAAGTAAGAaagtgtttttttttcgttacccataaaataatattattcacaataatttatgcaatatatttttatcaattttgTAGAAatcaaaaagaaaaagtaTGATTGTCATGGCTATAGTAGATATAAATGATCCCAACCCTTCcaataaagaatataaagacgcaatcataaaaaacgcaaatttattaaaaactACAATTGATTCTGAAGATCATATTAGACAAGGAAAATTAGAAAAACCGTTTGTTAACATAGCTGGATATTTCATAGATGAATTTTCATCAACTGATTTTAATATCGTCTATGCCAAATCTGTAATcaatatacaaattttaataacataataatttatttcaacaattgttaaaaaatatattgttttaaataaatatatatatttataatatatactataatttgaaaaaaatttaaatattttatatattcatccatttatgttttttttcttagtttgataaaaatgctCCCGATGTTCTCGATAATCCCGATGTTCTCGGTGCTCTCGGTGCTCTCAATTGTTCCAAAGCTTCCTATTCTCTCGATGTTTCCGGTATTACCGATGCTCTCGATGGTTCCAAAGCTCCCGCTCCCAAAAAAAAGAGCTGTTTCCTATGTTGTTAATGATTTTTTCcttcatatataaacatatttcatatatatttttcaacaCCGTAATATTacaatatttatgttaataaaacaatttattttcatgcATAATAATTGCTTTA
Proteins encoded in this region:
- a CDS encoding fam-a protein; protein product: MNKFYIQFVLFLLTISLYVNNKTLASDPAPGTSTTPESTHHYPTSEVYEKNKHLLSTDPEETINAEKHMEEIVEYFYRHVIGAYGLKDSREKKNKLGWMYGFKKNYQDNRYIERIHYRPYYDSNHRPKYIPNMHDQITSMLWDPDCKKPFNDGSFKIARVYNPNLVMIQQRYGGSSMNSQKYFYALAAYVEKSKRKSMIVMAIVDINDPNPSNKEYKDAIIKNANLLKTTIDSEDHIRQGKLEKPFVNIAGYFIDEFSSTDFNIVYAKSFDKNAPDVLDNPDVLGALGALNCSKASYSLDVSGITDALDGSKAPAPKKKSCFLCC